In Nocardioides sp. InS609-2, a single genomic region encodes these proteins:
- a CDS encoding aminopeptidase P family protein, whose amino-acid sequence MTDQTPQAASESTSETGAPVTDELHTESHDPAVPAAYAAFMRTGWGERELDLPPHPVTSYAEARRARLAEAFPGERLVLPSGTFKMRSNDTDYRFRSDTAHTYYSGNQTSDAVLVIYGDAAGEAILYARPRSSRETDEFFRDRQYGELWAGRRPSVKEMSDSLGIEVRHVDDLPSFDDDRKTRDITTDDELARVASEMRLVKDEWEVAELQEACDITTLGFEDSVREWDRVLEFGERWLEGTFFRRARAMGNDIGYDSIVGGGKHATTLHWIDNTGPITPGELVLLDMGVEGNNLYTADVTRTLPVDGTFTQVQRDLYDLVYKAQQAGIEAVRPGVPFLAAHNAAMEVLAHGLDDMGLLPISAEAALDPEKKIYARWTLHGTSHMLGMDVHDCGRASADVYPKGDLTEGMMLTVEPGLYFQEDDLLVPEELRGIGIRIEDDILVTADGYRNLSASLPRTSAEVEEWMGRLRG is encoded by the coding sequence GTGACCGACCAGACACCACAGGCCGCAAGCGAATCCACCAGCGAGACCGGGGCACCCGTCACTGACGAGCTGCACACCGAGTCGCACGATCCGGCGGTGCCCGCGGCGTACGCCGCCTTCATGCGCACCGGCTGGGGCGAGCGCGAGCTCGACCTGCCACCGCACCCCGTCACGTCGTACGCCGAAGCGCGACGCGCCAGGCTCGCCGAGGCGTTCCCCGGCGAGCGGCTCGTGCTGCCGTCGGGCACGTTCAAGATGCGCTCCAACGACACCGACTACCGCTTCCGGTCCGACACCGCGCACACCTACTACAGCGGCAACCAGACGAGCGATGCCGTGCTCGTGATCTATGGAGACGCTGCTGGCGAGGCCATTTTGTATGCCCGGCCGCGCTCGTCGCGAGAGACCGACGAGTTCTTCCGCGACCGGCAGTACGGCGAGCTGTGGGCCGGCCGACGCCCGTCGGTCAAGGAGATGTCCGACTCGCTCGGCATCGAGGTGCGCCACGTCGACGACCTGCCGTCCTTCGACGACGACCGCAAGACCCGCGACATCACCACCGACGACGAGTTGGCCCGGGTGGCCTCCGAGATGCGACTGGTCAAGGACGAGTGGGAGGTCGCCGAGCTGCAAGAGGCGTGCGACATCACCACCCTCGGCTTCGAGGACTCCGTGCGTGAGTGGGACCGCGTCCTCGAGTTCGGCGAGCGCTGGCTGGAGGGCACCTTCTTCCGCCGGGCCCGCGCCATGGGCAACGACATCGGCTACGACTCCATCGTCGGGGGCGGCAAGCACGCCACCACGCTGCACTGGATCGACAACACCGGACCCATCACGCCCGGCGAGCTGGTGCTGCTCGATATGGGCGTCGAGGGCAACAACCTCTACACCGCCGACGTCACGCGCACCCTCCCGGTCGACGGCACGTTCACCCAGGTGCAGCGCGACCTCTACGACCTGGTCTACAAGGCGCAGCAGGCCGGCATCGAAGCCGTCCGTCCGGGCGTGCCGTTCCTCGCCGCCCACAACGCCGCGATGGAGGTGCTCGCGCACGGGCTCGACGACATGGGCCTGCTGCCCATCTCTGCCGAGGCAGCCCTGGATCCCGAGAAGAAGATCTACGCGCGCTGGACCCTCCACGGCACCTCACACATGCTCGGCATGGACGTGCACGACTGCGGCCGGGCGTCCGCCGACGTCTACCCCAAGGGCGACCTCACCGAGGGCATGATGCTGACGGTCGAGCCGGGTCTGTACTTCCAGGAGGACGACCTGCTCGTGCCCGAGGAGCTGCGTGGCATCGGCATCCGCATCGAGGACGACATCCTCGTGACGGCCGACGGCTACCGAAATCTCTCCGCGTCGCTGCCCCGCACGTCGGCCGAGGTCGAGGAGTGGATGGGCCGCCTCCGCGGCTGA
- a CDS encoding dynamin family protein, whose protein sequence is MSDTPRHGARRGATDAQDGDAASNRMLTALVRLRGSLQEIGLPLEIPGVEEQRQSQREMVDQLEDYVIPRLMTIEAPMLAVVGGSTGAGKSTLVNSLVGRRVTEPGVLRPTTRSPVLVHNPADAHWFGQDRLLPDLERVTRSTNDPEALQLVASDEIPAGLAILDAPDIDSVEERNRTLAAQLLAAADLWLFVTSAARYADQVPWEFLRRAAERSAAVAIVLDRTPPDAVETVSTHLARMLASRGLKDSPLFTVTEGGVNAEGLLPAASVSDIRGWLESLAADAEARTAVVKQTLDGAIRNLTRRTHPVADAATEQVDAVRRLREDANKAYDASIAEIVAASADGTLLRGEVLARWQEFVGTGELLKSLENRVGWIRDRIVNAVRGKPQQAERVTVAVESGLETLILEHAEAAAERAEGSWQSMASGQALLSDAGEDLGRASRDFRRRAERTVRDWQSGVLDMVRSEGADKRSTARFLAFGVNGLSVALMVVVFAHTAGVTGAEAGIAGGSAVLGQKLLEAVFGDQAVRTLAERARKDLEVRVRDLLESERRRYLDLLDGLPVSPEAPEALRQASRRVDDLRFAAQRKEPTNVLSVDQESGGSSPDQ, encoded by the coding sequence ATGAGCGACACCCCTCGCCACGGCGCAAGACGCGGGGCAACCGACGCGCAGGACGGTGACGCCGCCAGCAACCGCATGCTGACGGCGCTCGTCCGGCTGCGCGGCTCCCTGCAGGAGATCGGCCTGCCGCTGGAGATCCCGGGGGTCGAGGAGCAGCGGCAGTCGCAGCGCGAGATGGTCGACCAGCTCGAGGACTACGTCATCCCGCGACTGATGACCATCGAGGCGCCGATGCTGGCCGTGGTCGGCGGCTCGACCGGCGCCGGCAAGTCGACGCTCGTCAACTCGCTCGTCGGTCGCCGGGTGACCGAGCCGGGCGTGCTCCGCCCCACGACGCGTTCGCCCGTGCTGGTGCACAACCCCGCCGATGCTCACTGGTTCGGCCAGGACCGGTTGCTGCCCGATCTCGAGCGGGTGACCCGGTCGACCAACGACCCCGAGGCGCTCCAGCTGGTCGCCTCCGACGAGATCCCGGCCGGCCTCGCGATCCTCGACGCACCCGACATCGACTCGGTCGAGGAGCGCAACCGCACCCTGGCCGCCCAGCTGCTCGCGGCCGCCGACCTGTGGCTGTTCGTCACCTCCGCCGCGCGCTACGCCGACCAGGTGCCGTGGGAATTCCTGCGCCGGGCCGCCGAACGCTCCGCCGCTGTCGCGATCGTGCTCGACCGCACGCCGCCCGACGCCGTCGAGACCGTCTCCACCCATCTGGCCCGGATGCTCGCCAGCCGTGGTCTCAAGGACTCCCCGCTGTTCACCGTCACCGAGGGGGGCGTCAACGCCGAGGGCCTGCTGCCCGCCGCTTCCGTCTCCGACATCCGCGGCTGGCTCGAGTCGCTCGCGGCCGATGCCGAGGCCCGCACGGCGGTCGTCAAGCAGACCCTCGACGGCGCGATCCGCAATCTCACGCGTCGTACCCACCCGGTGGCGGACGCTGCAACCGAGCAGGTCGATGCCGTACGACGGCTGCGCGAGGACGCCAACAAGGCCTACGACGCGAGCATCGCCGAGATCGTTGCGGCATCCGCCGACGGCACGCTGCTGCGCGGCGAGGTGCTGGCCCGCTGGCAGGAGTTCGTCGGCACGGGCGAGCTGTTGAAGTCGCTCGAGAACCGGGTCGGCTGGATCCGCGACCGCATCGTGAACGCCGTACGCGGCAAGCCGCAGCAGGCCGAGCGGGTGACCGTGGCTGTGGAGTCCGGCCTGGAGACGCTGATCCTCGAGCACGCCGAGGCCGCGGCCGAGCGAGCTGAGGGTTCGTGGCAGTCGATGGCCTCCGGGCAGGCTCTCCTCTCCGACGCCGGTGAGGACCTCGGTCGGGCCTCCCGCGACTTCCGCCGCAGGGCCGAGCGCACGGTCCGTGACTGGCAGTCCGGGGTCCTCGACATGGTACGCAGCGAAGGTGCCGACAAGCGCTCCACCGCTCGGTTCCTGGCCTTCGGCGTCAACGGGCTGTCGGTGGCCCTGATGGTCGTCGTCTTCGCGCACACAGCGGGAGTGACGGGCGCCGAGGCCGGCATCGCCGGTGGCTCCGCGGTGCTCGGTCAGAAGCTGTTGGAGGCGGTCTTCGGCGACCAGGCCGTGCGCACCCTCGCCGAGCGCGCCCGCAAGGATCTCGAAGTCCGCGTCCGCGACCTTCTGGAGTCCGAACGGCGCCGCTACCTCGACCTCCTCGACGGACTCCCGGTGTCGCCCGAAGCCCCCGAAGCGCTGCGGCAGGCCTCGCGCCGGGTCGACGACCTGCGCTTCGCGGCCCAGCGCAAGGAGCCAACAAATGTCCTTTCGGTCGACCAGGAATCGGGAGGATCGAGCCCGGACCAATAG
- a CDS encoding GTPase: MTSVLEGAKKLVTRSSDIGTRITGLEQAVTASRGRVDHQVVEEAHVVADRAASRLRLSADHTVVAIAGATGSGKSSTFNALTELELSAVGVRRPTTSWASACVWGSEGASELLEWLGIPARHQVTRDSLLSSGREDKMLQGVVLLDLPDHDSTEVSHHLEVDRLVQLADTLVWVLDPQKYADAAVHDRYLKPLANHQEVVLVVLNQIDVVPEGRREAMLDDVRRLLAADGLAGVPVLGVSAREGWGVDELRTEIAKRVAAKKATRQRLEADIKAAATKLQEATGEGKVRRLAKDRVTALDDAFAEAAGVPTVVKAVEDSTRLRANRATGWPVTSWLSRLKPDPLKRLHLDLGSAGKALTGTARTSMPQATQVQRARVDTEVRALADQVSEGLARPWASAVRRASTTRLDDLGDRLDKALAGSDLGATRIPIWAGLVRVLQWLLIITAVVGAVWLGLLAFGAYLQINDVPTPEVAGLAVPALLLLGGVLAGVLLALLCRVLVGLTARGRARAADKQLRGAISEVSRELVVEPVEAELAAYSSARSGLDAALR, encoded by the coding sequence ATGACCTCCGTGCTCGAGGGAGCCAAAAAGCTGGTGACTCGCAGTTCCGACATCGGGACGCGCATCACCGGACTCGAGCAGGCCGTCACGGCCTCACGGGGTCGCGTCGACCACCAGGTCGTCGAGGAAGCGCATGTCGTCGCCGACCGGGCAGCCAGCCGCCTGCGGCTCTCCGCCGACCACACCGTCGTGGCGATCGCCGGTGCCACCGGCTCCGGAAAGTCGTCGACCTTCAACGCGCTGACCGAGCTCGAGCTCTCGGCCGTCGGCGTACGTCGTCCCACCACGTCGTGGGCGAGTGCGTGTGTCTGGGGGAGCGAGGGAGCCTCCGAGCTCCTCGAGTGGCTCGGCATCCCCGCGCGTCACCAGGTGACCCGCGACTCGCTGCTCTCCAGTGGCCGCGAGGACAAGATGCTCCAGGGCGTCGTCCTGCTCGACCTGCCCGACCACGACTCGACCGAGGTGTCGCACCACCTCGAGGTCGACCGGCTCGTCCAGCTGGCCGACACGCTCGTGTGGGTGCTCGACCCGCAGAAGTACGCCGACGCCGCGGTCCACGACCGCTACCTCAAGCCGCTGGCCAACCACCAGGAGGTGGTGCTGGTCGTGCTCAACCAGATTGACGTGGTGCCCGAGGGTCGCCGTGAGGCGATGCTCGACGACGTACGTCGCCTGCTCGCCGCCGACGGCCTTGCCGGTGTGCCGGTGCTGGGCGTGAGCGCCCGCGAGGGCTGGGGCGTCGACGAGCTCCGCACCGAGATCGCCAAGCGGGTCGCGGCCAAGAAGGCCACCCGCCAGCGGCTCGAGGCCGACATCAAGGCTGCGGCCACGAAGCTGCAGGAAGCCACCGGCGAGGGCAAGGTGCGCCGCCTCGCCAAGGATCGCGTAACCGCGCTCGACGACGCCTTCGCCGAGGCGGCAGGTGTGCCGACGGTGGTGAAGGCCGTCGAGGACTCCACCCGTCTGCGCGCCAACCGGGCCACCGGCTGGCCGGTCACGTCGTGGCTCTCCAGGCTCAAGCCCGACCCGCTCAAGCGACTGCATCTCGACCTCGGCAGCGCCGGCAAGGCGCTCACCGGCACGGCCCGCACGTCGATGCCACAGGCTACCCAGGTGCAGCGTGCCCGCGTCGACACCGAGGTGCGCGCGCTGGCCGACCAGGTGTCCGAGGGTCTCGCACGGCCGTGGGCGAGCGCCGTACGCCGCGCGTCGACCACCCGCCTCGACGACCTCGGCGACCGCCTCGACAAAGCTCTCGCCGGCTCCGACCTGGGCGCGACCAGGATCCCGATCTGGGCCGGCCTGGTGCGCGTGCTGCAGTGGCTGCTCATCATCACTGCTGTGGTGGGCGCGGTCTGGCTCGGTCTGCTGGCGTTCGGCGCCTACCTGCAGATCAACGACGTGCCGACACCTGAGGTGGCCGGTTTGGCGGTGCCGGCGTTGTTGCTCCTCGGCGGAGTGCTGGCCGGTGTGCTGCTGGCACTGCTGTGCCGGGTGCTCGTGGGGCTCACCGCACGCGGGCGCGCGCGAGCCGCAGACAAGCAGCTGCGCGGAGCGATCTCGGAGGTCTCCCGCGAGCTGGTCGTGGAGCCGGTCGAGGCCGAGCTCGCGGCGTACTCCTCGGCGCGCTCCGGGCTCGACGCAGCCCTGCGCTGA
- a CDS encoding PrsW family intramembrane metalloprotease: protein MVAYRRETRRDGVAFTVVVTVLSLAGALAMGLVIALSGAPGSLLLATALAALPVGPLVGCFLWLDRYEPEPRSLLIAGLVWGAVVATAAALVLQGVGGWLGGFDDMSMLAVVAPVTEEATKGLFLFLLLWWRRHELDGVLDGIVYAGLVGVGFAFTENILYLAAAYNGTDGIGPGGTEALTGTFVVRCLVSPFAHPLFTAFTGIGVGLAVSSRTGLGRWLFPLTGYAVAVLAHGLWNSATLGGIDNFASVYLTLMAPAFVALMLFAVWRRRSEQVMLTAALNDAARRGLLPATDIPWLVGLGARRAGRAHAREVGGEAGERAMRDYQQAAVELGFLHHRYLRGTPPPDFEVRGQQYVDRLGAVRPYISFPGQVVPTR from the coding sequence ATGGTCGCGTACCGTCGAGAGACCCGTCGAGACGGAGTTGCCTTCACCGTCGTCGTCACGGTGCTCTCGCTCGCCGGAGCCCTCGCGATGGGCCTCGTCATCGCCCTGTCGGGGGCTCCCGGGTCGCTCCTGCTGGCGACCGCCCTTGCCGCGCTTCCGGTGGGTCCGCTGGTCGGCTGCTTCCTGTGGCTCGACCGCTACGAACCCGAGCCGCGCAGTCTGCTCATCGCCGGCCTGGTGTGGGGGGCCGTCGTCGCGACCGCCGCCGCGCTGGTGTTGCAGGGCGTCGGCGGCTGGCTGGGTGGCTTCGACGACATGAGCATGCTCGCGGTCGTCGCGCCGGTGACCGAGGAGGCGACCAAGGGCCTCTTCCTCTTCCTTCTCCTGTGGTGGCGCCGGCACGAGCTCGACGGCGTCCTCGACGGCATCGTCTATGCCGGCCTGGTCGGCGTCGGCTTCGCCTTCACCGAGAACATCCTCTATCTCGCCGCGGCCTACAACGGCACCGACGGCATCGGCCCGGGCGGCACCGAGGCGCTCACCGGCACCTTCGTCGTGCGCTGCCTGGTGAGTCCGTTTGCGCACCCGCTCTTCACCGCGTTCACCGGAATCGGTGTCGGTCTCGCGGTCTCCAGCCGCACCGGCCTCGGCCGATGGCTCTTCCCGCTGACGGGTTACGCCGTCGCCGTGCTCGCGCACGGCCTGTGGAATTCCGCAACCCTCGGCGGCATCGACAACTTCGCGAGTGTCTATCTCACCCTGATGGCACCGGCCTTCGTCGCGCTGATGCTGTTCGCCGTGTGGCGACGGCGGTCCGAGCAGGTCATGCTCACCGCAGCTCTGAACGACGCTGCCCGCCGTGGCCTGCTGCCTGCGACCGACATCCCCTGGCTGGTCGGTCTCGGCGCCCGCCGCGCGGGCCGCGCGCACGCCCGCGAGGTCGGCGGTGAGGCCGGCGAGCGCGCGATGCGCGACTATCAGCAAGCCGCGGTGGAGCTGGGCTTCCTGCATCATCGGTACCTTCGAGGTACGCCGCCGCCCGACTTCGAGGTGCGCGGACAGCAGTACGTCGACCGGCTGGGTGCCGTTCGTCCCTATATCTCCTTCCCTGGACAGGTGGTACCCACCCGATGA
- the ettA gene encoding energy-dependent translational throttle protein EttA, translating to MAEYVFTLRNVRKAHGDKVVLDNVTLSFLHGAKIGVVGPNGTGKSSLLKIMAGLDNANNGDAILDPGATVGMLQQEPPLSEGKTVLENVEEAVSEIKGKLDRYNAISEEMANPDADFDTLLAEMGDLQTDLDHANAWDLDSRLDQAMDALRCPPPEVLVDNLSGGERRRVALCKLLLQQPSLLLLDEPTNHLDAESVQWLEGHLASYPGAVLAVTHDRYFLDNVASWILELDRGQAHPYEGNYTTYLETKQGRLKIEGQKDAKRAKMLERELEWVRSNAKARQTKSKSRLARYEEMAADADRMRKIDTSEINIPAGPRLGDIVLEAHDLDKGFDDRSLIHDLNFSLPRAGIVGVIGPNGVGKTTLFRMITGEEEPDAGELKVGTTVKISYVDQSRGGIDPQKNVWEVVSDGLDFIKVANFEMNSRAYVASFGFKGPDQQKKAGVLSGGERNRLNLALTLKMGGNMLLLDEPTNDLDVETLQSLEDALLDFPGCAVVTSHDRWFLDRVATHILAWEGDAEDPANWFWFEGNFAAYEENKIERLGIEAARPHRVTHRRLTRD from the coding sequence ATGGCTGAGTACGTATTTACCTTGCGCAATGTGCGCAAGGCCCACGGCGACAAGGTCGTCCTCGACAACGTCACCCTCTCGTTCCTGCACGGCGCCAAGATCGGTGTCGTCGGCCCCAACGGCACCGGCAAGTCGTCGCTGCTGAAGATCATGGCGGGTCTCGACAACGCCAACAACGGCGACGCGATCCTCGACCCCGGCGCGACCGTCGGCATGCTCCAGCAGGAGCCGCCGCTGAGCGAGGGCAAGACGGTCCTGGAGAACGTCGAGGAGGCGGTCTCGGAGATCAAGGGCAAGCTCGACCGCTACAACGCGATCTCCGAGGAGATGGCCAACCCCGACGCCGACTTCGACACCCTGCTCGCCGAGATGGGCGACCTGCAGACCGACCTCGACCACGCCAACGCGTGGGACCTCGACAGCCGCCTCGACCAGGCCATGGACGCCCTGCGCTGCCCGCCGCCCGAGGTGCTCGTCGACAACCTGTCCGGTGGTGAGCGCCGCCGCGTGGCCCTGTGCAAGCTGCTGCTCCAGCAGCCCAGCCTGCTGCTCCTCGACGAGCCCACCAACCACCTCGACGCCGAGTCCGTGCAGTGGCTCGAAGGCCACCTCGCGTCGTACCCCGGTGCCGTCCTCGCCGTCACCCACGACCGATACTTCCTCGACAACGTCGCCTCCTGGATCCTCGAGCTCGACCGTGGCCAGGCTCACCCCTACGAGGGCAACTACACGACCTACCTCGAGACCAAGCAGGGCCGCCTCAAGATCGAGGGGCAGAAGGACGCCAAGCGCGCCAAGATGCTCGAGCGCGAGCTCGAGTGGGTGCGCTCCAACGCCAAGGCTCGCCAGACCAAGAGCAAGTCGCGCCTCGCGCGCTATGAAGAGATGGCGGCCGACGCCGACCGGATGCGCAAGATCGACACCTCGGAGATCAACATCCCGGCCGGTCCGCGCCTCGGCGACATCGTGCTCGAGGCACACGACCTCGACAAGGGCTTCGACGACCGTTCGCTGATCCACGACTTGAACTTCTCGCTCCCGCGCGCCGGCATCGTCGGCGTCATCGGCCCCAACGGCGTCGGCAAGACCACGCTGTTCCGGATGATCACGGGCGAGGAGGAGCCCGACGCCGGCGAGCTCAAGGTCGGCACCACGGTGAAGATCTCGTACGTCGACCAGAGCCGCGGCGGCATCGACCCCCAGAAGAACGTCTGGGAGGTCGTCTCCGACGGGCTCGACTTCATCAAGGTCGCCAACTTCGAGATGAACTCCCGCGCATACGTCGCGTCGTTCGGCTTCAAGGGTCCCGACCAGCAGAAGAAGGCCGGTGTGCTCTCCGGTGGTGAGCGGAACCGCCTCAACCTGGCGCTGACGCTCAAGATGGGCGGCAACATGCTGCTCCTCGACGAGCCCACCAACGACCTCGACGTCGAGACCCTGCAGTCACTCGAGGACGCGCTCCTCGACTTCCCCGGCTGCGCCGTGGTCACCTCGCACGACCGGTGGTTCCTCGACCGCGTCGCGACCCACATCCTGGCCTGGGAGGGCGACGCCGAGGACCCCGCCAACTGGTTCTGGTTCGAGGGCAACTTCGCGGCGTACGAGGAGAACAAGATCGAGCGTCTCGGCATCGAGGCGGCCCGTCCGCACCGCGTCACGCACAGGCGTCTGACGCGCGACTGA
- a CDS encoding ABC-F family ATP-binding cassette domain-containing protein, with protein MSSTSSSHTTATVTLNDLGVAFGARTLFTSLDLVLAAGDVTVVVGVNGSGKSTLMRTIAGELPVDSGTVRVAPADATMAWLPQVVPDGTESLLDYVRRRTGVAAADERLESTSLALAEGGPGADDAYAGALERWLALGAADLIDRLPGVAGRVGLDVDPHRPLGTLSGGQVARACLVAVLLSQYDVLLLDEPTNNLDRRGLELMADFVTSHDGPVLIASHDRAFLDRVVTSVVELDLHQQSIAHHPGGWSDFVAAKEAARARAWADYEKYADARDSLVTQSRQRRAWAEKGLLAVKRGDERDKHLRERDKARADRQGAKASRLRDAVDRLDGVEQPRKEWQLRYQLTSGPPSTDVVGTLTDAVVRRGDFTLGPVTLAVGRADRIALLGDNGSGKSTLLGALMGEVPLDGGRRSLGARVTLGILDQERRLMDTDESVAEVVGRELGGAEPGDVRTLLAKFGLGAEHVDRPASGLSMGERTRALMAVFQGREVNTLVLDEPTNHLDVAGIEQLEAAVGAYDGTLLVVSHDERFREAVGVTHEWRLDGGRVSVVAL; from the coding sequence ATGTCTTCGACCTCTTCTTCGCACACCACTGCCACCGTCACGCTGAACGACCTCGGCGTCGCGTTCGGTGCGCGCACCCTCTTCACGAGCCTCGACCTGGTGTTGGCCGCCGGCGACGTCACCGTCGTCGTCGGCGTCAACGGCTCCGGCAAGTCGACGCTGATGCGCACCATCGCCGGTGAGCTGCCGGTGGACTCCGGCACGGTCCGGGTGGCGCCGGCCGACGCGACGATGGCCTGGTTGCCGCAGGTCGTGCCCGACGGCACCGAGTCGCTGCTCGACTACGTGCGCCGACGCACAGGCGTGGCCGCAGCCGACGAGCGCCTCGAGTCGACCTCACTCGCCCTGGCCGAAGGTGGCCCGGGCGCCGACGACGCCTACGCCGGCGCTCTCGAACGCTGGCTCGCCCTCGGCGCCGCCGACCTCATCGACCGCCTGCCCGGCGTGGCGGGCCGCGTCGGACTCGACGTCGACCCGCACCGCCCGCTCGGCACGCTCTCCGGTGGCCAGGTCGCCCGGGCGTGCCTGGTCGCGGTGCTGCTCAGCCAGTACGACGTGCTCCTGCTCGACGAGCCCACCAACAACCTCGACCGCCGTGGGCTCGAGCTGATGGCCGACTTCGTGACCTCGCACGACGGTCCGGTGCTGATCGCCAGTCATGACCGGGCGTTCCTCGACCGGGTGGTCACCTCCGTGGTCGAGCTCGACCTCCACCAGCAGTCGATCGCCCACCACCCGGGCGGCTGGTCCGACTTCGTCGCCGCCAAGGAAGCGGCCCGCGCGAGAGCCTGGGCCGACTACGAGAAGTACGCCGACGCCCGCGACTCGTTGGTCACGCAGTCCCGGCAGCGGCGTGCCTGGGCCGAGAAGGGCCTGCTGGCCGTCAAGCGCGGAGACGAGCGCGACAAGCACCTGCGTGAGCGCGACAAGGCGCGCGCCGATCGGCAGGGCGCCAAGGCCTCACGCCTGCGGGACGCGGTCGACCGCCTGGACGGCGTCGAGCAGCCACGCAAGGAGTGGCAGCTGAGGTACCAGCTGACCTCCGGCCCGCCCTCGACCGACGTGGTCGGCACCCTGACCGACGCAGTCGTACGACGCGGCGACTTCACCCTCGGTCCGGTGACCCTGGCCGTCGGGCGGGCCGACCGCATCGCGCTGTTGGGCGACAACGGCAGCGGCAAGTCCACGCTGCTGGGCGCCCTGATGGGGGAGGTGCCGCTCGATGGTGGGCGGCGTTCGCTGGGTGCCCGGGTCACGCTCGGCATCCTCGACCAGGAGCGAAGGCTGATGGACACCGACGAGTCGGTCGCCGAGGTCGTAGGGCGCGAGCTCGGCGGAGCCGAACCGGGCGACGTACGCACCCTGCTGGCGAAGTTCGGTCTCGGTGCCGAGCACGTCGACCGGCCCGCCAGCGGACTGAGCATGGGGGAGCGCACCCGCGCACTGATGGCCGTCTTCCAGGGCCGCGAGGTCAACACCCTGGTGCTGGACGAACCCACCAACCACCTTGACGTCGCGGGCATCGAGCAGCTCGAGGCAGCGGTCGGAGCGTACGACGGCACGTTGCTGGTCGTGAGCCACGACGAGCGCTTCCGGGAGGCGGTCGGGGTCACCCACGAATGGCGTCTCGACGGAGGTCGGGTGAGCGTCGTCGCGCTCTGA
- a CDS encoding single-stranded DNA-binding protein, with the protein MNDTMITFTGWVGGNVELNHTTTGTPVATLRVGSTPRRLKDGTWEDQETIWYSVKAWRTLAENVAASVRRGQPVLVTGRLVAETWDRPDGTSSTRHVVVAATIGHDLSRGRADFSRPPRPVEQPADQPVEEVRQESAA; encoded by the coding sequence ATGAACGACACGATGATCACCTTCACCGGCTGGGTCGGCGGCAACGTCGAGCTCAACCACACCACCACGGGCACGCCCGTGGCGACCCTGCGCGTCGGCAGCACTCCGCGCCGCCTCAAGGACGGCACCTGGGAGGACCAGGAGACCATCTGGTACTCCGTGAAGGCCTGGCGCACGCTCGCCGAGAATGTCGCGGCCAGCGTCCGGCGCGGCCAGCCGGTGCTGGTCACGGGCCGGCTCGTCGCCGAGACGTGGGACCGGCCCGACGGCACCAGCTCCACCAGGCACGTCGTGGTGGCCGCGACGATCGGGCATGACCTCTCGCGAGGGCGCGCGGACTTCAGCCGGCCGCCGCGTCCGGTCGAGCAGCCTGCCGACCAGCCGGTCGAGGAGGTGCGCCAGGAGTCCGCGGCGTGA